A genomic window from Chlorobium phaeobacteroides DSM 266 includes:
- the arfB gene encoding alternative ribosome rescue aminoacyl-tRNA hydrolase ArfB, with protein MAHKETSSITIPRAEIELSTMRSEGAGGQNVNKVETAVHLRFAIKDSSLSDEVKERLLEIRDRRISKKGIVIIKAQRFRSQEKNREDAICRLHELLLKAVDEPEERRATKRTRASREKRLESKEKRSAIKSLRKKISE; from the coding sequence ATGGCACATAAAGAGACTTCATCCATAACCATCCCCCGTGCTGAAATCGAACTCAGCACCATGCGTTCGGAGGGGGCTGGCGGGCAGAATGTCAATAAAGTTGAAACCGCAGTTCATCTGCGTTTTGCCATCAAAGACTCCTCTCTTTCTGATGAGGTCAAAGAGCGACTGCTTGAGATCAGAGACCGTCGAATTTCAAAAAAAGGGATTGTCATTATCAAGGCGCAGCGGTTTCGCAGTCAGGAAAAAAATCGTGAAGATGCCATCTGTCGTCTGCACGAGCTTCTTTTGAAAGCTGTTGATGAGCCGGAAGAACGCAGGGCGACAAAACGCACCAGAGCATCACGCGAAAAACGTCTTGAAAGCAAGGAAAAACGTTCAGCAATCAAATCGCTGCGTAAAAAGATCAGCGAGTAA
- a CDS encoding YidB family protein, whose translation MNFNDLLQLGASLIQGNSDENTTGLATNKISNALADLLGGGGKLDFGTIVSTMQSSGLGDMAASWLGKGNNMPISADSIANVISPDKIAAFAAQLGLPESSAKTAIADALPRMIDQASPDGSILESFLGKTGGVQGLLDLAGKLV comes from the coding sequence ATGAACTTCAACGACCTGCTACAGCTTGGAGCATCGCTTATTCAGGGAAACAGCGATGAAAACACAACCGGTTTGGCAACAAATAAAATCAGCAATGCTCTTGCAGATCTTCTTGGGGGAGGAGGAAAACTTGATTTCGGGACTATTGTGTCAACCATGCAGTCAAGCGGCCTCGGAGATATGGCGGCATCCTGGCTTGGGAAAGGAAATAACATGCCGATTTCAGCGGATAGCATCGCCAATGTAATCAGCCCGGATAAAATTGCCGCTTTTGCCGCACAACTCGGACTCCCCGAAAGCAGTGCAAAAACTGCCATAGCAGATGCTCTGCCCCGAATGATCGATCAAGCCAGTCCTGATGGATCGATACTCGAAAGCTTCCTCGGTAAAACTGGCGGCGTACAGGGGCTGCTGGATCTTGCAGGTAAACTGGTGTGA
- a CDS encoding cold-shock protein: MGNQVEGTVKWFNEEKGYGFIAQKEGKDVFVHHSAIKGSGRKSLTEGQKVLMEVVQGAKGLQAENVTPLG, translated from the coding sequence ATGGGAAATCAGGTTGAAGGAACGGTAAAGTGGTTCAATGAAGAAAAAGGGTACGGCTTTATTGCTCAGAAAGAGGGCAAGGACGTTTTTGTCCATCACAGCGCAATAAAGGGTTCCGGCAGAAAAAGTCTTACAGAAGGTCAGAAAGTCTTGATGGAAGTTGTTCAGGGGGCAAAAGGACTTCAGGCAGAAAACGTTACACCTTTAGGCTGA
- a CDS encoding WD40 repeat domain-containing protein, whose translation MGFLTKLFGKKEEELKRPKVQEDANLLKTMEAHLDRVLGVKFSTDGKKLVSGGFDEQVILWDIESGKPLHTMKGHETWVECVDYSRDQRRLASGSTDSTVRIWDAATGQCLHVCKGHDTAVRMVAFSPDSTVVASCSRDTTIRIWDVETGRELKRFTGHISYIECLAWSHDGKKIASCGEETVIRIWDAQTGKNTANYNTGDTLSHAVVFSPDDSLIAFCGRDSKIKILDARSGELLCTLEGHHDAVRSVCFTPDGTEIASAANDESVRLWDVKSGKLLHTYRGHTLEVQSVDISPDGRVIASGSDDRKIKLWGIR comes from the coding sequence ATGGGGTTTTTAACCAAATTATTCGGAAAAAAAGAAGAGGAGCTGAAACGTCCTAAAGTGCAGGAAGATGCGAATCTTCTTAAAACCATGGAGGCCCATCTTGACCGGGTACTGGGGGTAAAATTCAGTACCGACGGCAAAAAGCTGGTCAGCGGCGGATTTGATGAACAGGTTATTCTCTGGGATATCGAATCCGGAAAGCCTCTGCATACCATGAAGGGCCATGAAACATGGGTTGAGTGCGTCGATTACAGTCGCGACCAGAGACGCCTTGCCAGCGGAAGCACCGACAGCACCGTGAGAATCTGGGATGCCGCCACAGGTCAGTGCCTTCACGTCTGTAAAGGACATGATACCGCTGTTCGCATGGTTGCCTTCAGCCCTGACAGTACTGTTGTAGCAAGCTGTTCAAGGGATACGACGATCAGAATCTGGGACGTGGAAACCGGCAGAGAGCTTAAGAGGTTTACCGGTCACATCTCCTATATCGAGTGTCTCGCATGGAGTCATGATGGCAAGAAAATTGCAAGTTGCGGAGAGGAAACGGTTATCAGGATCTGGGATGCTCAAACCGGCAAAAATACAGCAAACTACAATACCGGCGATACCCTCTCCCATGCAGTTGTTTTCAGCCCTGACGACAGCCTGATAGCCTTCTGCGGCAGGGACTCAAAAATAAAAATTCTGGATGCCCGGAGCGGAGAACTCCTCTGCACTCTTGAAGGTCACCATGACGCAGTACGCAGCGTCTGCTTCACTCCGGATGGAACTGAAATCGCCAGCGCGGCAAACGATGAATCGGTAAGGTTGTGGGACGTTAAAAGCGGAAAGCTCCTCCATACCTACCGAGGCCATACGCTCGAAGTGCAGTCAGTTGATATCTCTCCTGACGGCAGAGTCATCGCCAGCGGCAGTGATGATCGGAAGATCAAATTGTGGGGCATCAGGTAG
- a CDS encoding glycosyltransferase, whose protein sequence is MLILIYQIVVLVSLMVFFGILLRNLRDLPALPLTPYRARPFVSVLVPARNEELNIEGCLASLILQTYDNVEILVLDDGSSDRTWEILQRLQAKYGSRLKIYQGESLPEGWHGKAWACRQLATKAEGQLLLFTDADTTHKPEALSRAVAAMEESGADMLSLTPLQETQTFFERLVVPLVYVILLCYLPLRLLSRSKKPAFCFAYGQFILFRSKFYESIGGHAAVKNALVEDVWLCKAVKKSGGKVVAYNGVDAVSCRMYRNFREVIEGFSKNLFAGLGYSTPLLFLLVVLTAIFHVAPWFFFTLALARGDTAPAHLLLPLTQIAIALSCRVIIAVKCRQPLSMVWFHALSQFVLIAIALNSFYQVKSGRGSRWKGRNYKFS, encoded by the coding sequence ATGCTGATATTGATCTACCAGATAGTTGTTCTGGTTTCGCTGATGGTTTTTTTCGGGATTCTTCTTCGAAACCTGCGCGATCTTCCCGCTCTTCCTTTGACGCCTTATCGGGCAAGGCCTTTTGTTTCCGTTCTTGTGCCGGCAAGGAATGAGGAGTTGAACATTGAAGGATGCCTCGCATCGCTGATTTTACAGACATACGATAACGTCGAGATTCTTGTGCTTGATGATGGATCATCGGACAGAACATGGGAGATATTACAGCGTCTTCAGGCAAAGTATGGTTCTCGTCTGAAGATTTATCAGGGAGAATCTCTTCCCGAGGGATGGCACGGCAAGGCCTGGGCTTGCCGTCAGCTTGCCACGAAAGCAGAGGGTCAGCTACTGCTTTTTACCGATGCTGATACCACTCATAAACCGGAAGCGTTATCCAGAGCGGTTGCTGCCATGGAGGAGTCCGGCGCAGACATGCTGTCGCTGACTCCCCTCCAGGAGACGCAAACTTTTTTTGAACGGCTTGTTGTTCCGCTGGTCTATGTAATTCTTCTCTGTTATCTACCTCTTCGACTTCTCAGCAGATCAAAAAAACCTGCGTTCTGTTTTGCGTACGGTCAGTTTATTCTGTTTCGTTCTAAATTTTATGAGAGCATAGGCGGCCACGCGGCAGTAAAAAACGCCCTTGTTGAAGATGTCTGGTTGTGCAAGGCGGTTAAAAAATCCGGAGGAAAAGTTGTCGCTTACAATGGCGTCGATGCGGTAAGCTGCAGGATGTACCGGAACTTCAGGGAGGTCATTGAGGGTTTTTCGAAAAATCTTTTTGCCGGGCTTGGCTACAGTACGCCGCTTCTTTTTTTACTTGTTGTGCTTACGGCGATTTTTCATGTTGCCCCCTGGTTTTTTTTTACACTGGCGCTGGCAAGGGGAGATACGGCCCCGGCACATTTACTGCTTCCTCTCACGCAAATTGCGATTGCGCTGTCCTGCAGGGTCATCATAGCTGTAAAGTGCCGGCAGCCATTATCAATGGTATGGTTTCATGCCCTCTCGCAGTTTGTTCTGATTGCGATTGCGCTGAACTCATTTTATCAGGTTAAATCAGGTCGCGGCTCAAGGTGGAAAGGCAGGAACTACAAGTTTTCCTGA
- the hisG gene encoding ATP phosphoribosyltransferase, producing MDNLQNVLKIGLPKGSLQDSTLELFANAGFHFSVQSRSYFPSIEDDELEAILIRAQEMAHYVELGAFDVGLTGKDWIIETDADVVEVADLVYSKASMRPVRWVLAVPESSAIKSVKDLEGKHIATEVVNITKKYLARNGVNASVEFSWGATEVKPPDLADAIVEVTETGSSLRANKLRIVDTILESNTKLIANKASWNDSWKREKIENMAMLLQGAINAQGKVGLKMNAPKAALQNIAAIIPALRQPTISNLADENWVALEVIVSEKTVRKLIPELKRAGAEGIFEYNINKLID from the coding sequence ATGGATAATTTGCAGAACGTGCTTAAAATAGGTTTGCCAAAGGGTAGTCTTCAGGACTCAACCCTTGAGTTGTTTGCTAATGCGGGATTTCATTTTTCGGTTCAGAGCCGATCCTACTTCCCCTCTATCGAAGATGATGAGCTTGAAGCCATTCTGATTCGTGCGCAGGAAATGGCTCACTATGTGGAACTTGGCGCTTTTGACGTCGGGTTGACCGGTAAGGACTGGATTATTGAAACCGATGCCGATGTCGTTGAGGTTGCCGACCTTGTTTATTCAAAGGCCTCCATGAGGCCGGTACGCTGGGTGCTTGCCGTCCCCGAGAGTTCCGCGATAAAGTCGGTAAAAGATCTTGAAGGTAAGCATATTGCGACAGAAGTGGTCAATATCACCAAAAAGTATCTTGCCCGTAACGGAGTCAATGCATCAGTCGAGTTCAGTTGGGGCGCAACAGAGGTCAAGCCTCCCGATCTGGCCGACGCTATTGTCGAGGTAACGGAAACAGGTTCGTCGCTCCGGGCAAACAAACTTCGGATCGTTGATACCATCCTTGAATCAAATACCAAACTGATAGCCAACAAGGCCTCATGGAACGATTCGTGGAAGCGCGAAAAGATCGAGAATATGGCCATGCTTTTACAGGGCGCCATTAACGCCCAGGGGAAAGTCGGCTTGAAAATGAATGCTCCAAAAGCAGCCCTGCAAAACATAGCCGCTATTATTCCGGCACTTCGTCAGCCAACTATTTCAAATCTGGCCGATGAAAACTGGGTGGCTCTTGAGGTTATCGTGTCCGAAAAAACAGTCCGCAAGTTGATTCCTGAACTGAAACGGGCAGGAGCTGAAGGTATTTTCGAGTACAATATCAACAAGCTCATCGACTGA
- a CDS encoding UDP-2,3-diacylglucosamine diphosphatase yields the protein MQMPLCDMGATFFISDTHFGLQSQEDEDLKLEKLETLFAIIKAEGGSLYMLGDILDYWMEFHHVIPKGFTRFICLLSDLVRSHADVYYLAGNHDFFLGRFFDEELGVKTLYGVNSFTRDGKQFIVAHGDGLGEGDIGYKLFARFVRNRYFLGLFTGFHADLGVALMRKSSRFSRHHKQVNYTMEKDRLLNFAQSLVTKQEFDYFVCGHNHVRGEYLLSNGSSRYINLGSWIDGINSYGVFRDGALSLQEL from the coding sequence ATGCAGATGCCTTTATGTGACATGGGAGCGACATTTTTTATCAGCGATACCCATTTCGGTTTGCAGTCTCAAGAGGATGAAGATCTCAAGCTTGAAAAACTCGAAACTCTTTTTGCCATCATAAAAGCGGAAGGCGGTTCGCTTTATATGCTCGGCGATATTCTTGATTACTGGATGGAGTTTCATCATGTCATACCCAAAGGATTCACCCGTTTTATTTGCCTGCTATCAGATCTTGTTCGCAGCCATGCAGACGTTTACTACCTCGCCGGAAACCATGACTTTTTTCTTGGCCGTTTTTTCGACGAGGAGCTTGGCGTCAAAACCCTCTATGGCGTGAACAGTTTTACCCGTGACGGCAAGCAGTTTATCGTTGCTCACGGCGACGGTCTTGGAGAGGGGGATATCGGCTATAAATTGTTTGCCCGTTTCGTCAGAAACCGATACTTTCTCGGTTTATTTACCGGGTTTCATGCCGATCTCGGCGTTGCGCTCATGAGAAAATCTTCCAGATTCAGCCGACATCACAAGCAGGTCAATTATACGATGGAGAAAGATCGTTTGTTAAACTTTGCCCAATCGCTCGTCACGAAACAGGAATTTGATTACTTTGTGTGCGGTCATAACCATGTTCGGGGAGAGTATCTGCTGAGCAATGGTTCCAGTCGCTATATTAATCTCGGGAGCTGGATAGACGGAATAAACTCCTACGGAGTTTTTCGCGACGGCGCCTTGTCATTACAAGAGTTGTAA
- a CDS encoding diacylglycerol/polyprenol kinase family protein, which translates to MIMLQATFFSLPVVWHNALVTLLTFVYVFSVPPLMDYLVTNNGLPRDISRKITHICAGSVIVFLPLFVDGHWSQYLNITVFAVWTLLLVQKGLFAAEDDQAVKTMTRTGDKRELLKGTLYFVVVAMICGSIYYKQFEGVLAMAVLGWGDGLAPIVGTRYGKIKYNILSQKSVEGSLAFFVGSALAGLFFVHLIVPEAFNVTRILLIALIATVVEGISPKEVDNISIPIAVIGAAQLL; encoded by the coding sequence ATGATCATGCTTCAGGCCACCTTCTTTTCGCTTCCCGTCGTCTGGCACAACGCACTCGTTACGTTGCTTACCTTCGTGTACGTGTTCAGTGTGCCGCCTCTCATGGATTATCTGGTTACCAACAACGGCCTTCCAAGAGACATCAGTCGAAAAATCACCCACATCTGTGCCGGTTCGGTTATTGTTTTTCTGCCGCTTTTTGTTGACGGGCACTGGTCTCAGTACCTGAACATCACGGTTTTTGCTGTCTGGACGCTTCTTCTGGTACAGAAAGGCCTTTTTGCAGCCGAGGACGATCAGGCCGTGAAAACCATGACCCGAACCGGAGACAAGCGCGAACTGCTCAAGGGAACGCTCTATTTTGTTGTGGTCGCCATGATCTGCGGTTCAATATACTACAAGCAGTTTGAGGGTGTTCTTGCCATGGCGGTGCTCGGCTGGGGTGACGGTTTGGCCCCGATTGTCGGAACCCGTTATGGAAAAATCAAATACAACATTCTCAGTCAGAAAAGCGTCGAAGGGAGCCTTGCTTTTTTTGTCGGAAGCGCTCTTGCCGGTCTGTTTTTTGTTCATTTGATAGTGCCGGAGGCATTTAATGTCACCAGAATTCTCCTGATAGCCCTTATTGCCACGGTAGTCGAAGGGATCAGTCCGAAAGAGGTTGACAATATCAGCATTCCGATTGCCGTTATAGGTGCTGCGCAATTATTGTGA
- the bchG gene encoding (bacterio)chlorophyll synthase, translating into MSVAVRRPGFVDKLRAHLELLDPVTWISVFPCLAGGVMASGAMQPTLHDYLLLASIFLLYGPLGTGFSQSVNDYFDLELDRVNEPTRPIPSGRLSVQEALWNSIAVLLLAIGLGVFLGLHIGGVRGTVIIVSILTALLIAYIYSAPPLKLKKNIMTSAPAVGFSYSFVTFLSANALFSEIRPEVIWLAGLNFFMAIALIILNDFKSVEGDKEGGLKSLAVMIGSRNTFLVSFIIIDLVFAVLAWLAWSWGFTVAIVLVLIGLALNIVIQIQLLRDPKSSISFMKGTVEDGFGNAIGKSDVQEHNAFLRYQVANNILFLLNNLIVAGMIGSKYM; encoded by the coding sequence ATGTCAGTTGCCGTACGACGACCTGGATTTGTCGATAAACTCAGGGCCCATCTCGAACTGCTTGATCCGGTAACCTGGATCAGCGTTTTCCCCTGTCTTGCCGGCGGAGTTATGGCATCAGGAGCCATGCAGCCAACTCTTCACGACTATCTTTTGCTTGCATCGATCTTTCTGCTATACGGTCCGCTTGGAACCGGTTTCAGCCAGTCTGTGAACGATTATTTCGATCTCGAGCTCGATCGAGTCAACGAGCCTACGCGCCCAATTCCATCAGGTCGTCTTAGCGTGCAGGAAGCGCTCTGGAACAGTATCGCCGTGCTGTTGCTTGCCATCGGTCTTGGCGTCTTTCTCGGTCTGCATATCGGTGGCGTTCGGGGCACGGTTATCATCGTTTCGATTCTGACCGCGCTTCTCATTGCCTACATATACTCCGCTCCTCCTCTCAAGCTCAAGAAAAATATCATGACCTCCGCTCCGGCGGTAGGGTTTTCGTACAGTTTCGTTACGTTTTTATCGGCCAATGCCCTGTTCAGCGAAATACGTCCAGAAGTGATCTGGCTTGCAGGACTGAACTTTTTCATGGCCATAGCCCTGATCATTCTCAATGATTTCAAGTCTGTCGAAGGGGACAAGGAGGGCGGTCTTAAATCTCTGGCGGTCATGATCGGTTCCAGAAATACGTTTCTGGTTTCGTTCATCATCATTGACCTTGTGTTTGCTGTGCTTGCCTGGCTCGCCTGGAGCTGGGGGTTCACGGTGGCGATTGTGCTGGTACTCATCGGTCTGGCGTTGAATATTGTCATTCAGATACAGTTGCTTCGCGATCCGAAAAGCAGCATATCCTTTATGAAAGGCACCGTCGAAGACGGATTCGGCAATGCGATAGGGAAAAGCGATGTGCAGGAGCACAATGCTTTTCTCCGATATCAGGTCGCCAACAATATTCTCTTTCTTCTGAATAACCTGATTGTGGCCGGTATGATAGGCTCGAAATATATGTGA